In Desulfurobacterium indicum, the following are encoded in one genomic region:
- a CDS encoding DUF4198 domain-containing protein gives MRKILGLTTAAFISMTAVASAHFLLLKPNTDMVGDGQSRTIKIEAKFTHPMEGGPNMPFKIIDSGAVINGRKYKLHWKKIMIPAMKGSNKKAPMYEATFKIRRPGVYQFYVNPSPYYEPAEEKFIKQITKVYVESFGLEDGWDKPIGLKAEIVPLTRPFGIWEGNTFRGRAYLNGKPLANADVEVEYLNTKGVKVPADPFVTQVVKTDKNGYFEYTIPWSGWWGFSVLGDGGKLKYKDGKYYPVELDSIIWVKAYPKPREVR, from the coding sequence ATGAGAAAGATTCTTGGATTGACCACTGCAGCCTTTATATCAATGACAGCAGTAGCAAGCGCACACTTCCTTTTATTAAAGCCAAATACCGACATGGTCGGGGATGGACAAAGCAGAACCATTAAAATCGAAGCAAAATTTACTCATCCTATGGAAGGCGGTCCAAACATGCCTTTCAAAATAATCGACAGCGGCGCTGTAATAAATGGTAGAAAGTACAAACTTCACTGGAAAAAAATTATGATTCCTGCAATGAAAGGAAGTAACAAAAAAGCTCCCATGTATGAAGCCACATTTAAAATAAGAAGACCAGGAGTTTATCAGTTCTATGTAAACCCTTCTCCTTATTACGAACCTGCTGAAGAAAAATTTATTAAACAGATAACAAAAGTTTATGTGGAATCATTTGGCTTAGAAGACGGTTGGGACAAACCCATCGGATTAAAGGCAGAAATAGTTCCTCTTACAAGACCTTTCGGAATCTGGGAAGGAAATACATTTAGAGGAAGAGCTTACCTTAACGGCAAACCTCTCGCAAATGCAGATGTAGAAGTTGAATATCTGAACACAAAAGGAGTAAAAGTTCCTGCAGATCCTTTTGTAACACAGGTCGTGAAAACTGATAAAAACGGATATTTTGAATACACTATCCCATGGTCTGGATGGTGGGGATTTTCAGTTCTTGGAGACGGAGGAAAATTAAAATACAAAGATGGAAAATACTATCCTGTAGAACTTGACTCTATTATATGGGTAAAAGCATATCCTAAACCAAGAGAGGTAAGATAA